From Xenopus laevis strain J_2021 chromosome 7L, Xenopus_laevis_v10.1, whole genome shotgun sequence, one genomic window encodes:
- the LOC121395549 gene encoding protein kinase C delta type-like isoform X2, with the protein MLATLTSRKQLVALKVLEKRPEIMKEHRALKIAGGSPFLCHAYAAFQSKLQAFFVLEYASGGSLSTVMENGPFPTSTVMFYAAEMVCGLQFLHSRGIVHRDIKLENILLDQNGHIKICDFGLVAHNIFGNRTTRGRIGTYGYMAPEVMLMKEYNAAADWWSLGVVIYRMAIGRSPFYNGRVRTMVQESTVSDEPQYPEWISPELQDLLEKLLKKNPQHRLGTNGNIREHPFFASINWVELESLKVKPPLQPRMPSTDSSGSSLEIEKDNIGCNDINILSGFSFINPNWQE; encoded by the exons ATGTTGGCTACACTCACCAGCAGGAAACAACTTGTGGCACTTAAAGTCCTGGAGAAAAGACCAGAGATCATGAAGGAACACCGTGCCCTGAAGATTGCTGGGGGAAGCCCTTTTCTTTGCCATGCCTATGCAGCATTCCAGTCAAAG CTGCAGGCCTTCTTCGTCCTGGAGTACGCCAGTGGGGGCAGCCTTTCTACTGTGATGGAGAACGGACCCTTTCCAACATCTACAGTCAT GTTCTACGCGGCAGAGATGGTTTGTGGATTACAATTTCTTCATTCCAGAGGAATTGTTCATCg TGATATTAAACTGGAAAACATTCTGCTGGACCAAAATGGACACATTAAAATTTGTGACTTTGGTCTGGTGGCTCACAACATATTCGGCAATAGAACCACCAGAGGCCGAATAGGAACCTACGGATACATGGCTCCGGAG GTTATGCTTATGAAGGAATATAATGCAGCTGCAGATTGGTGGTCACTTGGTGTCGTCATCTACCGAATGGCCATAGGGAGATCCCCATTTTACAATGGTCGAGTCCGGACAATGGTGCAAGAGTCCACTGTCAGTGACGAGCCCCAATACCCTGAGTGGATTAGTCCAGAACTGCAGGACCTACTGGAAAAG CTCTTAAAGAAGAATCCTCAGCATCGTCTTGGCACCAATGGAAACATCAGGGAGCACCCTTTCTTTGCTTCTATCAATTGGGTGGAGCTGGAGAGTCTGAAAGTAAAACCCCCTCTCCAGCCTAGAATG CCATCGACTGATTCTTCTGGCTCATCTTTAGAGATTGAGAAAGACAACATCGGATGTAATGACATCAACATCCTCTCAGGGTTCTCCTTTATAAATCCCAACTGGCAGGAGTAA